A window of Onychomys torridus chromosome 15, mOncTor1.1, whole genome shotgun sequence genomic DNA:
CATGCACCCCCAAAAGCtcccaaattaaaaacaacatcGCAACAATATTAACAAAATGAAGTGACTGATCTCTCAGTTGTTTTGTGATATAAAATTGGGAAAATAATAGCATACCATCACAGAACATCTGTGAAGGCTGAAGAAGATAGAAACCATGTGCACAAGGCCCACAGTAAGCATTTTAggtgtttcattcttttttttttttttctttttttgtttttcaagacagagtttctctgtgtagctttgcacctttcctggaactcacttggtagcccaggctggcctcgaactcacagagatctgcctggccctgcctcccgagtgctgggattaaaggcatgcaccaccaccgcctggctagctGTTTCATTCTTAAGATGAACAGATCCTAGGTactttagttagagtttctattgctctgaagagacactatgaccacggcaactcttataaaggaaaaaaaataataatcgaGGTGGTTGCtatcttacagttcagaggtttatgttatcatcatggtggggagcatggtgttgtgcaggcagacatggtatggAGAAGAAGCTGACGTACAGCAGTCCTATGctttgcaggcaataggaagtcacctgagacactgggcagtatcctgagcataggaaaactCAAAGTTCACCTCCACACTTCCTTTAACACAGCCatacccactctaacaaagccatacttcctaatagtgccactccctatgagcttatggggggggGCAATGACATTTAAACTACTATACTCGGTAAGGAAAACAAGGTGTTCTAACTGTTAGTAAAGTGTGAGGTGTCATACTTTATGAATATAATATTGGCCATTTGATAATATTTTGGACTTTAGTTGATCATGCTAGGGAGATAAAGAGTTTCAACAGGGGCTGAGATTTACAGGATTCTGTCTGTGTATCTAACTACCATCCCATTTGGGAGATATTCAGTAGCCATAGTGGTTCTATTTGGATGTTTGTGGGTAGAACAGAATCATATAGGACATCAGCATTTGTAGCCAGCCCATACCATATCCTTGTGGTCTTTGCCTCTCCATGACAGAGAacataaagaaacaggaaaagcagCTCTAACAGTCAGTAGGTCAGAGTCCCTTTGGTCCTTGTCTCATATGGACATACTGAGGAATATTTCTGGATTCTACAAATGTTCTGTGTTTAAATGCAGTATATATCATATTAGTGGTTCTGGTCCATCCATTGAACTGGACTACTCTTCTAACTTTTTCTCATTACTTTGTTAGAAAATAAGGAAAGTGTCAATGAAAAAGTACAACAGCACCCTTTAATTGAGGACTATGGAGATTTCCTGGTTATGGTTTAACATGCATTCCTCTCCAGGCTCATGTATCTAAGTGCTTAGTCACTAGCTGCTGGTGGTattttggaaggttctggaaccttTTGGATGTCTTGCCATAGACTAGCTAGAAGGTGATGGCCACTCTTGGTTCTCAAAAGAACTCTCTGCATTCTGATGGACTGTTTCTGCCCTCACAGCTGGAACCCTGGCTGCAGTTTCTCACCTGCTATTAAATTATGAACCAATAAACCAGTTGATTTGCCACCCTGTTTAGAGTAAAACATCCTCCATTTGGTTGACTTCACATTTCCTTTTGAGTTTCTTCTCCCTTCCAACCCCTAGTGCAAGTGGGTTCTATTCTAAGAAAGTGAGAAGAAGCAGCCAATACCTATTGGTTATATTTGACTTATCAATTTTGCTGTTATAttgtatttttgtcatttttaaagtcttttaaagtaatttaatgCAATTTCAGaagtataaaaatatgtaaagaagTAGAAAATAATCATAATGCTATTTATTGTAGTTTCTTTCCACTTCTGTAATAAAATATTGACCAAACGcaacatggagaagaaaggatttacTTGTTTACACTTtcaggttacagcccatcattgggggaagtcatggcaggaactcagacaggaaTATGGAGCAGAGACAATGGAGAAACACTGCATTCTGGCTTTCTCAGAGACTCATTACTTAGCTAGCTTTGTTATACAACCCAagacccagggaatggtgcttcccacagtgggctggatccttctagggaatggtgcttcccacagtgggctggatccttCTTTATCAATTAGCGATGAAAACAATTCCCCACAGTCGTGCCTGCCAGCCAATCTGATCTCCACAATCCCTCAGTTAGACTTTGAGACTCTCTTCTTAGGTGACATTAGGCTGTGacaagttgataattaaaactaAGTCAGACATCATCATTTAGGTTCACCTCTTGTggtatttctttctcatttcttccatGTACATTTCTTTAGGTAGTTGGGATCACATAGTGACTATACCACTTTGTGTACTGCTTTTTCTTGATCATTCTATTAAGCATTTTCCTTAGTATGTGAGTTTTACTCTTACAcaaaatggactagacatcatgtGAGGAATTTAGGGATAGTATAATAAAAAGACTTTAAAGAGAcgggaaagaagaaaatacttaaGGGGGATAGGATAGCTTTGAGCAGTTAAAACTGCTTTAAACTGAGGTGTGCTATAAATGCCACATAGACACTGGAATTTTAAGACAGTATGAAAACAAGAATGCAAATTGCTTTCCTCGATTTCTTCTCGAAATGTGGTtctagaaatattaaaattacatatgttGCTCTATACTATGTTTGTTAGCATTATTATGAGGATGGTATAATGAGGCCTGAAAAGGTAAGGGAGGAATCCCATGGGAAGGTCAGCTGGTAGGATGGATGCATGGCTTTCAGCATAGCACACAGCCAATCTCCTGTGGCCTTTAAGAAGGGAGGCATCTGACCTTGACCTTCTCCTTCATAACAACcagttctcttcctgtctatATCCACCATTGGCTTAGCCCAACAGGAAGGCAGCAGAAGGAGCCAGCTAATGGAGTCCACTGAGCCTGAAATATCCAAAGCCAGAGCAGCCTAGAGAAAGCTGAGAGTGAGCCGGGGAGAGCCCTACCAAAGTTGCATGTCAGACTACCTCAGTAAAATGCGCTGTAATATAGTTAGGATATTTATGAACATGTGTTCAGATGACAGAGTCATCAGGCTTAGTAACCAAGACATTTCATTGTAGAgcaaaacatttcttttctgtgCATGGCCCTTTTCTGCCCAGTTCCCATACCCCTTAGTAATCTTTACTTTTTAGGGGTTTGTCCAAGATGTGTTGTATGTCCAAACAAATATGAATGTCAGtcattgtttctttcatttcttcctgtttcatCGCCATCTCACCTACacctacatttcttttttttagaaaatcaGTTTACTTTGTTGAAATGGATTAGGTTTTATTCAGACATTTaggaaaaaatatatgaatatatgtatatacacatatgtctatatatacatatatatattcctaatataTGTGACAATAActaaaaagagaccatgaatttgaaggagaacaagggagtatatgggagggtttgaagagaagaaagggaagggaaaaatggtagaattataatctcaaaagataaaaaactATACCACAAGTTTTGAGTCTATTGTGAGACTATTGCTCCTGGACTGGAAAGTTTTGCTGCTTTTAAGAATATTCCTTTTgttggggatggaggacaccaggagaagagGGCCCCCTGAGTCAGCTCAGCAAGGCCCATATGAACTCACACAGACTACAGCAGCCAGTAAGGACCTACAAGGTTGTGCACCAGGTTTTCTGTGTATATATCATAGCTATTAGCTTAGTGTATTTTATGAAACTcctgtgtgaacaagtgggtctctgattcttgtgcctgctcttgggactcttttccttctgttggtttgccttgtcccaCTTTGCTATgatggtttttgctttatcttattatattttatcctGTCGTATTTGTTATCTCTTggaagcctgtttttttttttttttttttttttttttgtttttgttgttgttgttgttgttttttaaatgagagatAGAATGGAAGTGGATCTGGAGTGGAGGAGAGATGGAGAATAGAGgcagggaaactataatcagggtatattgtatgagaaaagaatctattttcaataaaagggaaaaattttaaaaaaaaacctttcatttttggTCTGTAGCATACTAAGTACAATTGGTCTGTAGCATACTAGGTACGACTCAGGGCGAGCTGATGATGGGGAGTTTTGTGGTTGGACCTGTTTTCTGGCTTCTGAGTTCCCAGGAAACTGAGTCATCCTCTGGGAAGCTAAAAGTATTTGTCATCACAGCATGTGTCTGTGGTCTGATGTGGCTTGTCCAAGCACCTATCACAGCATGTGCCTGTCAGCTGACTGATGTGGCTTGTCCACTCTTGTAGTGGGTTGCTCCAGAGTTGGCTTTGGTCTTGTCCTCCTTTGTTCCAGTCAGATGTAGTTCTGGCTTTTAATGGCTATGGCTAGGCACAGAGGAATAAACTTCCACGGTACCAATGGAAGTGGTCGAGTGTATAGGAGCCTGGTCAGTTTATAAGAAataccttttaaaagaaaacctccagggtctggagagatggcttaacagcTAAACATGTTCTGCACAAATATGAGGATCAGAgttcggatcccagcacccatggagcAAGTCTGTAGATCCATCTCAGGTATCatgtactctcttctggcctttggggtgcaaacatacatatacacatacatacatgaaataaaaaaccaaataaagtaagcaaaacagaaaataaataagtgaaagcaGCTTCTGTCTTTTAAAAGTGTAGCTGGAGTCATATTCATGAATCTCAGTTATGACCTTGGTATATGAATTCATGATGGCTGAATACTGATGTGTAGTCTTGAGCTGCATTATTAGTCTGATGCACAAATTAGAGGTAAAGCAATTACATTCTAAATCTGATTAGTTTTAGTGTTCTGATCATACAAACCAAGTGTTTTTAATGCGTAATTTGaataaaattactattttattaatttttaaattagtattttaatTGGTGTTATTACTTACAAATATGAGTATgtgatattataaataaatatacaatgcAACATAAATTTACAATCTAGagtaaaaagttaaaatgaaCTGACGTATTCTTTACTTTGCTCAGTACTTTTGGTGACATTTGATCTGAAATACTCTCCTGTCAGTCATTTGGGCTGTCACGTCATTATGGACTAGTGTTCACATGTGGCACAGCTCTCCTGATCAGCTATAACTTGGCTCTCTTGTTTTCGACAAATCCTGTTCTATAAACTTTCCTCACCCCAGTCTCTGGTATGACCATCATTCTAGTCACTGCTCAAATAAATCCAGCTCTTTAAATACCTCACATATAAGTAAGTGTTTGTACAGTCTTTCTGAAAGGATATTCTAAGTAGCATATGCTTTCTGGAAAATCATAGAATTTCATTCCTTCTAAAAGCTGACTTAATAGTccattgtgcatatatacacTTAAAGAAGTTTTCCACTGATGAACATGAGGTTGACTCCAAATCTTTGCCATTGTGACTAACACTGCAATGAACACTGGGAAACAGGGAATGCTTTCACATACTGTTTTAGTGTCTTTGGATGGATTCTTAGAAGTGGAATTTCTGGGTcttataatcatttttatttcttgatgaACCTTCTTACTGCTTTCCAAAATAACTGTGCTAATTTACATTATAACCGAAAGCATGCAAAGCTCCCTCTTCTCCATATCCTTGCTAGCCATGCTAATACCCAAGAAGATGTACTTCACCTATTTATTATCTTCCTCTGCCTCATTCTACAAGAACAGAAAGTCTCAgtctgttttgtatctgttgtgtGTTTAAGTCCAAGAACAGTGTCTGACACAGAAATGATCCTCTGCAGCATTTACATCTGTTAATGaagtttcaattatttttcttctggtcGTGACCAAATACTTGGACCAGAAGCCACATAGGGGTGGGGGATTTACCTTGACTTGTGGTTTGAGAGGACATGGTCCTTTATGgcagaaaggcatggtggcaggcagctTCATGGCAACAGGAGTGTGCAGCCATTTGTTGGCATCTAGATGGACCAGGAAGCAGTGAAAGGGGGACCTGCAGCACTTCACCCCTACACTCTCTTTAGACGCCCAGCACATGACATGATATACTCATATTTAAGGTGTGACTTCCCCATTTGTAAATTATTTCTAGAAACAGCCTTACAGACATGCGCAGAGGTGTATCTAACCATCGCCTAAATGGTTCCAaatccagtcaggttgacaacaGAGATTATCAATCACAGTAGTGGTTTGCATGGTAATGCTTTTTGGATTAATTGTTTTACAGAACAGATGGTCTTTGTGTGCAGGTTCACTATTCATGCCTCCAGGATGCCTTCAGAATGATGTAGCTTCTCTCATGTGTAGGTTGCCAGGGTCGCTCAGTCAAGCCTAGAGGTCACCAGTATTGCCTAGTCTTTctagattcatttttttaaaacgtGGATGTGAAGTTAAAACAACTTTGAGTACCATTTGGAGGAGATAATCTTTCTCCATTGGATTTTTGATCCTTGGTCAAAGATCAGTCTGTGTAATTATGTGGATCTTCTTGAGAGCTCTCCATCCTTCTGATCGACTGATTTGGTCAGTTTGGCTGTTACTTCATTGCTGCCACCCTGTCGTGGGCACTGTCCATTTTAGTAAGTCTTCAAGTTGAGTAACAgccttcatatttttcttttctgtgaacaTCTTCGTGTGTTCTGGCTTTCCATGTAAGTCAGTCTGCTGATACCCATGAAATGACTTCCTTTAAATTAAGATCTTGGTTAGAAGGGGATTGGATCTATACATCAGTTGAGAAGAATTAACTTTGAAAAcactgcatcttttttttttttttttttggcccatgaacatttttctctttccatttattcaattctttgattttttCATAAGACTTCGCTGTactttcctgtgtatgtgtgtgtgtgtgtgtgtgtgtgtgtgtgtgtgtgtgtgtgaatgttttctcTCTATTCTTTGGATTATCCTTTCATtcttttgacagtgtcctttagTAGCAGAAATGTTCAGTTTTAATGGAGTGAAACTTgtgaacaaatacacacacacacacacatctctgcattttgttacatttattcctAGGTGTTTTATTTGGAGTGGTACAAGTGTATATGGCagattgttttaaatttcaagttCTGGTGTTCATCCTAGTTTATAGAAAAAATGACTtcagtatattttctatattataaCCCTTATTATAAGAGCTTATTAATTTTATTGTCATAACATAGCTTCATAAGACTTGTGAGATCAAAAGTGTTACTGTAGGGAAATATACATGGTTATTTAGCTAATAGAGGTAGGACACTTCATATTCAAAATGTTTGGCACTGGAAGTGATTTGGATCACAGAGGCTTTTTGATTTTAtagtatttacattttaataatgCACTACCTTAGAAGTGGAATGTCCAAACAGaaatcatttatattttgtgtatacTTGATAATTGTCTGAAGGCAATTTTATGCAATGTTTCGCTTCTCTTTATTTTGAAAGTAACCTGTTACATGAAATTGAGTATGGAGTCACCTACTTACTTGTGATACCTATTTTGGTGCGCAAAACTTTCAGATCTGGGATTTTTAGACTAAGAATGCATGGTCTATACCCCATCATTACATATGAGAATTCCAGTAAAGAAGTTCTCCAGAAGTCATGTAGGGAGTAGATATGCCAAGGTTTCCAATTATAAAAACCTCCAACTAATTATAAAAGTCTCTAAaagtataaaaggaaaataaaattgacattgacctatgattttttttcaagggCAGATAAATTGCCATCAACTGTCAACATATTTTCCAGAGGAAAGAAGCCAGCTTGCATCTGAATTTTCTATTGAAttgttaattttacatatcatacTGATTTCTTCTATGCTACAAATACTTTACTGTATTCCTAAAATATCCTGCTTTATGTAGATCTGTTgcatttaaatatgaaatgataaaatataatcCAATGGAAAATTTTTGTTACTTGAATTTTCCCTTAGAAAGGGGTCTGCCACAGGGCTAATTTCAGGAGCAACTCCTGGTTACTGCCTAATGGATCACTATGCTGAATTTTCCTTCCTGTGCTAGACAGGTGCTGCATTGCTGTGCTGTAgcccagcttgctttttgctTCCTGAGACAGGGTATTCCTAAATTGCCCAGACTAGCCAGGAACTTCCTTTATTGCACAGctaggctttgaacttgtggttcTCCTGACCCAGCCTCTCAAATAGCTGGGTctgcaggcctgtgccaccaatcctggtttttattttcataacgACTACTTATTTACCCTTGTGACAGATACAGTTATTTTAGATAATACAGTAGAGAAGCACCAGGACTTTCCTCATTTCATAGTGTGGctgaattttatgaaatatttagtcTGGAATAAGAAAGTGTATTTTTATGAAGTATGTCTGCATGCAGTAAAAGTAATCTTTAAATTAGTGTGTTATTGAGCAGCCATCAATCATGTCACTGCATCCCCCCATATTGCAAGGCTTCTTTTCCAAACTGAAGACTTTCTTTGAACTATAACACTATCAGAAATGCTAGGAGACATTCTGTGGCTGAAGGCTTCCAAAAAATTCACTGTATTTCTAATTGAAAGTTGGGCTAATTAAACATACATGTGTTAAAAATGCTTGCTCTTAACATGCAGCCTTGGACCTATTGGAAGCTACCTCATGGAGAACTGCAATATGTTTGGGACTGGAAAAATATCCTTGTGATTTCAAAttaaacttttatgtttttatttgattttaggaAACCATGAGTTTgattttggagttgacattttgGAAGACTATATGAAACAAATGCACTTCACATGGTTTCTCAGTAATGTCCATGACAGATTTACTTCTGAACCTCTTGGCCATGGTACAGTCAAAAAGATAGTTCATTGGAACAATCTGAAGATTGGCTTAATGGGACTCGTTGAAGAAGACTGGCTGGATACTCTGGCTACCGTTAACAAGTCTAATGTGAACTATAAAGATTATGTAGAAGCTGCTAATGAGCTAGCCATGGAGCTGAGAGAAGAAGGAGCCGACCTCGTGATTGCCATGACACACATGAAGTGGGGGAATGACACCAGGCTTGCCCAGCGAGCAGAAGGGCTCGACTTGATTCTGGGAGGCCACGACCATGAATACGGGATCAGGAAAGTGAATGAGACTTGGATTGTCAAAAGTGGATCTGACTTTAAAAATCTGACCAAAATAAACATACGGCTGTTTGATGCCTCTTTCCACTATGTCTTTGAGAAAGTGGATGTTGTGAGTTATTTGGAAGAAGATTCATATATTAAAGCAATAGTAAGAGATTTTACTCAAAACATACAGGTGGGTGAGTATTCCATGTGTTCCTCAGCAAAACATTTTAGACAGCGTTGTAGACCACATCATGGCCTGTGATAGTGAATGAGCAACACCAAAAATATCATCTCCAATCACAATAAATCCATGGAAATTCGTgataattttctatctttttaaatttacataaccccatttatattttattttgacttttcaaataaaaggaaattagACCCACTGtaacatttctgtttattttaactgatattattaaaatgtttttctgtaaTCAAGTTCTACAAGAATTTATGCCTTTAGTAAAGAGATTGGTATACATTAAGCACTAGCTTAATACAAAAGCACAGGTGAATTTTACATTAGTTTGTAATGAAAATATggttttcctccctttcttctacATATATATTTCAGACCTTCAGTGATTAGTCGGCAGGCCACTTAGCTTCTTACATGAATTTGAAAATTTAAGGATTGTCTTTCTAGCAGGTCCCTAAACATATTGGGCAAAATGTACTTTTGTGAGAGATTTACGAAGCATAAGCCATGCTCTGTTGATACCTATGTATGTATTGTTTAATATAACTTTTGGCACCTGAGCTAATTCTACAGGAATAGAAGTTTCTGTTCTGCTTCAGTTGGAAGCAGtgaatattacatattttaataacatgTTTCTGGCTCTAGAGGACTAGGATGAGGCTTCAAAACTTTATGATAACATGGCTTATTTCATAGCTTTTAAAGTCAGTGGCTGTTGAGTGTTCAGTGCTTTGGTATCCTTTTAGTAGTAATACAGAAAAGAAGGACTCCAGTAAATTCTTCTGAGTTTTAgcttgaagtaaaaataaatgatcaagtggagaaaattaatttaagaaatcAGTAAAACACAAGGAATTCTGATTTTAGATagctattttttcttcttttagtatATGTTAAAAGAAGTTCTCTGCCCAATTGATATGGAATTAGATGGCCGTGAAATTACAGTAAGAAGATGTGAGAGCAACCTTGGAAATCTGGTGACGAATGCAATGTTAGAGGCCACACGTGCTGATGTGGCACTTCTTAATTCAGGTGATTTCAGTGTTAAAAGGGACATGAAATAACTAAAATCAGGTTGCCAGTACTTGTAGTAAAAATAGTAAGTATTTTTAAGACTTGGGAAGTCCTACTTAGAAACTTTATTAATTCCATGAGTGCAGTTACCCATTTCCTGTCATAATTAGGTATTTGGAAGCAGATTCTGGAGTTCAGTTTATCTGAAACTTAAAACATCTAGTTTGTAGAGTTTTGACTTGCCAATGAGATTTCTATGAAGAGATCGCTATCTCTCATGTCTTAACGCTGTGCTGTTATGCTCTgatgaaataaaaagcaagagatTGAagtttctgggctgaagttcttGCTCTGCCCAGTCTTGCCTTCCTACCTCTTTAATGAGGAGATGGTAAGAGCTTCCTGCAGGACAGATGGGCTGGCTCTTATTCTTAACTGCTTTTGTCTGAAGTTGGTAGACTTAGAGTttaaagattttaagagtcacTGTAGACAATGAAAAACAATCCTTCCCTAAAAACAGCTTTAGTTTATATGCTGTAACTGAGAGCTTCAGGTGTTGTCTGGGCACAGAGACTGGGTCTCGACTGCTTCCTGAGCTTAGACTGTGGGGTCAGGATGTCATTCAGTAAAAGAACTCTGGCCTGGTGTGTGCCaggccttggatttgatccccagtttCAGCTTCTGCCTTCTCCCCAAAGTTTATGATACAGTACTGCTTAGCATCCCAATGATAAACTTCTTAGAATTCTGTTTTTCATGGAAGgtacaaatgctcttaaccttaCATCTGAGTGGTTTAGAATTGTccatgaaaacattttctaagaatgaattttttttgtagttgttgcCTGTGAAGATCTGTTCTGGAATTCATAGGCCTGGTTCTGTAGATGTAGGGGGAGAATAATGGCTTTCCAGTTGTAATGTTACAGCTTAATACTGAAGAAGAACATGGGAGTTGACATGAAATTATATCTTCTAAAATGAATATGTTACATATAAGATTAAGCTGGAAGTAAATATGAGGAAAACATTAGAAGCCTGATTAGGGCCTTTTGTCCTAGGGATGGAAGGTTCTGAGTTGAAATGTAACTTTGAGTTATCAAAATACTgttttatgaagaaaattaaaacacatttttcccTCATTTTAAATCATTGTAGGCACTCTCAGATCTGATAGGATACACCCACCAGGGAATTTCACTCTGTATGATCTTTTGGCTGTACTTCCCATAGTGGACCCAGTTTTGGTTATTAGAGTAACGGGGTCACAGCTACTTGAAGCACTGGAAAATGGGGTTTACAAGTACCCAGCTCTAGATGGGAGGTATGTTCATATATTTCTATTAACTGAtgtacttaattttaaaatgggacTGAAAACAGACACATTTAAATATGGCTTAttagtataaattttaaaattaaaaagtcttaaaatattaatgttaataTGTAAGTATAGTTTAAAATctcttaattcttatttttactaAATAATGTTGAGACTGGCAAAATATTGGTATGTGAAAAATAAGCTGTTACTAAAAATCAGTATATTTTTAGCTATATATAGGTATATTTTATGTAGGTATTGAATTTCAATATTTAAGTATGTAAACACAGTTTTTCATGCcctttaaattatttgaaatataaagtACTGCTTTTCTGTCTAATTGTTATATCCAGATCTCACTGGAATTTTTAGGTAGATGATGCTAAAATAGCACACTTAGATGACTTAGAAGTGTGGATGCTTCTCCTTTGTGTTCTAGCCTTAAATCATATATCTGAAAATGTTATAAGGTATCATCAAATTGTACCTGTAATAGGGCACCATAGTGACAAGAACTAGAAActgaaaaaatatgaaagaaatcccctggagaaagaattcagagaaataTTTTATGCTTTCATAAATTACTATTTCAATTGGGTTAAAATATGTATAGGAATTTCATTAACATACTATATGATTCATCCATTTCTGTACAGTTGAGTGTTTTCTAGTTTTTCAGAGTTGTAAAGTTATTGTCAGAATCAATTCAAGAACATTTTCTCACTCTGCAAAGAAGCTGCACATTGCCAGTCACTTAGCATTTCCTCCCAAACCCTCAGCTCTTAGTCTCTGTAGGTTTAACTAGTTTTTCAGTTATAGGAGGCAATCCTGTAATGTGACCTCTTTCctagcttctttcacttagcatgttttcaaggttcatccatgttgtagtATGCATCCATACTTCTTTCTATTGGTGAGTACCACACCATTTATGGATAATGACacatttatccatccatcagttgatggacatttggacTGTTTCCACCTTTTCTACCATTATAAGCAGTGCTGCTGTGAAAATACATGAGCCAAGTGTTTTACTGGACTTTTAGACACAGTGCATACAGGATTTGAGGTGCTGAGTCATGAGGAAACTGACAGCTGTTTCCGCAGTGACTACACTGCTTTAACATTCGCCCAGCAGTAAGTCATCTAGAAGCTTCCCTGCCAACACAGGTTACCTTCCCCACTAGGTGTCCTTGTTAATGGAAAACAGCATCTTGTGATGCTGGTTGGCATCTCTCTAGTGGCTGTTGATGTTGAGCATCTCTTCATGTGCTTTTTGGCCACTTGTATATCTCCTTTTAAGATGTGTCTACATCTTTACCCCTTTGAAAAGGTTGTTCTTCAAAAAAGACTTAGTGAGTTACATAGGAGTTACATAGCTAAGTCTCATGAGATTTGTGATTGGCAAGCATTTTCCCCCATACTATTGCCATCGTACTATGCTGATGGCATTTGAAGATTGAGTTTAACTACTGAAAATAgtctactttgtttctttttgcttgtgCTTTCATTGTCATTTTTGTGAAGCCCATGTCTAATGTGCTGTCATTGAGATTTATATTGGTTTATTTCAATAGTTACACAATTTCTAGTTTACCTTTATGCCTTGATCTAGTTTGAATTAATTTTCTGTGTGTGGCATATGATGGTGGTCCAACTTAACTTTTTCAATACTCTGTTGTTGGAGacaatttattgaaaaaaaaatttttttcccacTAGGTTGTCTTGGTACTCTAGCCACAAATCATTTTTAGCACAAGTGTGCAGGCTTATTCTAGCTGTTCACTCAAGTCCTGTTGAGC
This region includes:
- the LOC118596088 gene encoding snake venom 5'-nucleotidase-like; the protein is MEALEEEASTLALSQPTELDEEVSLVTPGNQSGDMDSYDLTILHFNDVYDVDPSAEEPVGGAARFATAVKKFSLLNPLLIFSGDCLNPSVLSTITKGKHMISILNELGVHFAVFGNHEFDFGVDILEDYMKQMHFTWFLSNVHDRFTSEPLGHGTVKKIVHWNNLKIGLMGLVEEDWLDTLATVNKSNVNYKDYVEAANELAMELREEGADLVIAMTHMKWGNDTRLAQRAEGLDLILGGHDHEYGIRKVNETWIVKSGSDFKNLTKINIRLFDASFHYVFEKVDVVSYLEEDSYIKAIVRDFTQNIQYMLKEVLCPIDMELDGREITVRRCESNLGNLVTNAMLEATRADVALLNSGTLRSDRIHPPGNFTLYDLLAVLPIVDPVLVIRVTGSQLLEALENGVYKYPALDGRFPQVAGIEFGFDPDAEPGHRVIRDTVKVQGQYLRRKKVYLLAIKEYIANGKDGYSMFKSCPRMFDTETAQVLSTVVMNHFESIKILQGRKKCVSGHRMSLIMATNKSPSLTAFEEESKEPSGVIAVPGIEGRICHISPDMKEHLHQLRAARKQGLRTFPTISDNASENSDSDEMEYL